The Juglans regia cultivar Chandler chromosome 16, Walnut 2.0, whole genome shotgun sequence nucleotide sequence ACCCTAGACATATAGTGGGGCTTAGATGGTGAGATAAAACATGATTGCTGATGTAAAGGTATGTGTGACCCTTTGTAGAGTTAAATTGTGGAAATGTTTATTGTAGCAGTCTCATATAACCAAAATTTATTAAAGTGAAATTGAGCATTTTGATGTTAACctttatttctttccttctcttttaGCTAGTGTAGCTCATTTCCCCGTTTGGATTCcgagttgatctcaactcatctaaatgttacaactttctcaatttcccaaacaaaatataataaacaattcaaattttcaaatcccaaaaacaataataatattaaaaaataatattgtaacaatattttattcaactttcaactttcatttcaactcatctcatctcaactcactatccaaacctcacctaTATGTGATGGGAATTCTCTTGATCCTCTCTTTAAATTACATGGTTTTACttaattgaaaaggaaaaaaaaaaaaaaaattgcttggTATAATATGCCATGTGATGATCTGAATTCTGTGCAGTACAGGATGGCAATTTGAGGGTCTTTAAATGGCCTAGCATGGAAATTGTTCTCCATGAGGCTGGTGCTCATACTACTCTGAAGAACTTGGATTTCAGGTCTGATGGCATGCACTTGAAATTTCACTCTTAATTTTGCgagatcaaaagaaaaaaaaggttttttttttttttgggggggggggggtgtttacCATATATGCTAGGAAGTTAAGCTGACACTCTAGCTTCATTGTTTTGCAGCTCTGATGGGAAATATCTTGTCTCATTGGGAAATAGTGGCCCTGCAAGGGTTTGGGATGTGACTTCCTCAAAGGTCATAGCTTCTCTTCCAAAGGAAAATGTAAGCAATTTGTCCTGAGGGAAAATCAGTTCATTTTCAACATCAATTCATTAAGTTGACTGCTGCTTCCAGTCAAGTAGATTAGTTGATATTAAAACATGCAGTCATGGTATTGTCAATTGTGTGTTTGTTGAGCATCAGAAGCTAGATCATTCATATGAAACTGCTTTCGAACGGTGAGATAGCCTTCTTGTACAACAAGCAGAAagcatattatatttttctactttttataaAACCTATAAAGCCATAGTGTTCAGTGACTCAACCTAAATTATTATTGAGACCACCTGACCATGACCTCAAGTATTGTCATACTGTACcagtgaaatgaaaaaatttaccTTTTAGGGAATATTTTTACTTTCCCCTTAATTTTAGTAGATCGATTTCCTACAATCTGGGTAGAATTACTTTATTTCTATCTGCATGCAGGATGAGGTTTTTAGCTCATGCAGATTTGCTGAGAGTAATGATAAGAATCAGGTTCTATATATTGCTGCAGTGACAGGTGACATTCAGACTAGATGCCACCCTCTCAGTTTCTGAGGGAAGTTTCTGCCTTTTACATTACAGTTTAATAAGCTGGCAATTGTGATTATTATTCTAAATAGGTAAAGGTGGGAGCATTGTGACATGGAATACATCCACATGGAAGAGGATGGGATCAAAGCCTGTAGCTCGTGACACAATTTCTGCCTTCAATGTTTCACCAGATGGAAAGCTCCTTGCCTGGTAAGATTTACTTGATTGTGCCTTATTTCATCAATGATCCAGCATCTACAGTGGAAATATATTTGGCCAATGCTTAACTCTTACAGTGAGAAAGAATGTAACTCAGATGCTTTTCAAGACATCTGGCAAGATGCCAATGGATATCCAGGCTATTCGCTTAAGGCAGACAGTTTATCATGACAGCAGCTGTTGCTTTCAAGTGTAGCCTTTCTTTACAATGGTTGCCTTTTTTTGTTGTCTTGAAATGGCTAAAACTGGCTTTCTTGGTTGAAACCCTTTTACTGTCCATGTTCATGAGTACTTAACCTTCCTCTTCCATTGATTGGTTGGCATGCAGTGGAACGACTCAAGGTGacattttgattttaaattcgACTGGTTTGTGGGTTCATACAATGGTTAGGAAAGCACATCTTGGCTTTGTAACTGCCTTGGCATTCTCTCAAGACTCAAGGTTTGAATAGGCATATCTCAGCTCCTTTATATAACAATTATGCTGCTGCATTTATCATCTAGGAATAATAATGTGACCGTAGACCGTGTTACTTTGAATACAGGACTTTGGCTTCTGTATCCCTGGACTCAAGTGCAAGGGTGACAATTATTGATGACAAGAAGAAAAGGGGTACGTGCCTCCCATAGTTTCTGATGTCGTTATTGAGTAATTAATCTATCCCTCTGCTGTTGGGTTGGCAATGGTCGAGCTGGCCTCTACAGCCCTAGTAGTCAGTCGCTTGATAATATCTGACATGGGCTCAAGATTTAAATATAGGTCTCTAAGCGTTAGGATTGTCATGGTGCAGTCACGGCTTCATTGTTTCAGTTGATAGGATTGTTGTCTAATGGAAATGTCATTGTATCGAGGAAGAGTGAAATTAATCCTGAAAGCTCTCAGTAGAAGGCAGAAATTGAATTTGTTAATTCTTTCTACATGTTAAGTAATTAATTGCTGAGCTGGGACTCACTCCTAAATCATAGTTCTTTTTTGTTACAGGAGGATTGAGCTTATGGGTCGTTGTGTTAATCATTCTAGTTGCTGTTGCTGTATATTTTGCGAAGAATGAAGGAATCTTTAGCTAGAAGTTGCAGTTTTGTACGGTTCGAATGAGGAAACTGTAGCAGTAGAACTGTCCAAAGCTTTTTAAATTTGCATAAGACTGATTTAAAGCTTATACTATAATCTCCATAATGTGTTCAACCTCTTTTTCTTTGAAGCTCAACTTGCTTTGTTAAAATGCTCTTTTAACCTTgaaggatattttttttttcctcaaaaattttcaaactctctTTTCCTCTACATTAAAAAATCTTTGTGTAacatctaattttaaaaaataaaataaattttaaaaaataaaattattttcattccaTGGTTTTATATAGGGTGTTAGTGTGcatgtaacattattcttctTTAGAAGGTAACTTTAAGGGccggtttggattcagatatgagatgagataattttagataaaatatgaaagttaaaaaaaatattattaaaatattattatttaatattattatttattttgagatttgaaaaagttgaattaagatttaaaaaagttgaattgtttattatattttatgtagaaatttaaaaaaaatataataatgagatgagatgagataaaatattttttaaattcaaacggaGCTAAAGCTATATACGTGGGTCTCacatctttttttccttttttgtgttTCATCTCTCTCTTATACTAAAAGTCAACGGCCTCCCTCGCCTACTCTTTTGATTTTTGCAACTTTCGTGCATGTGGATCAAGCTCCTTTTGGTGAAATCTCTGACAGTTTCAAAAATCGACGGCTTAGGAACCCTGCAGTGCGAGTGGTGGTCGCTGGTCATTAGAAAACATCAAACGTCGTTTCTTCATGCTTTgatcggaaaaaaaaaaattaaaaccaaaacatcaaccggaaatattttaaaaaaacccactatatagtaaatttaaaaatgagaatatttatttataaattttatttttagacaCTCAGCACACCGCTGAATGGAAGTTTTTCACATCAACtatgctaaaaaattattggtgttttggtttttttaaaattataatatgttttacTATAAGTGATATAATACACCCGTTAATGTGTAGCCAaattctgtaaaaataaattttaattctacCTACTTACTTTTACGAAACAATTAAGTAATTAATCGTAcaagaattttgaattttcttatatatcaaaatcaacCTATGGAGAACTCACGATAACAATGTGAGGACACTCTGAGCCTATCCCTCCCCGCCAATAATCTAATTACTAGCCCAATTACACTTGCTGAATTTCTTGCATAGTAATGATGTATgttacaattttacttatatttttatttttaagattaattttattattatttttttttaatttcaaattttctgattttcaagcttttttatatttagcatttttcttcttgtattCATTGGtattaactctctctctctggaagATCCAAAGCACAAGCAAAGGCAAAAATGGAGGGCGTCCCTCCTGGTTACCGTCTCAACGTTGGCATTTGCCTCATCAACTCCAATAACCAAGTATCCctgcttgtttttcttttcctttttttttttaaagcttttttctaatttgtttatGGTTAACTAGTTCATAGTAAGACGTCTTATTAATGATAAGTAGCGAATTTGCATATATAAAACTAGAATTGAGCGTTGTATATTctttttctagaattttctgGTAGTGATTCTTCTGTGGGAATTGTGTGAAGAGCCCAAATCTGCAGCCATTAGAGAATTGCGAGAAGAAACTGGAATAGTGTCTGCTGAAATTATTGCTGAGGTTTGTGGGGGTAACAGTAAGCATTCTTATGTTTCAGTTTAGTTTCCATATCAGTTTGGTTCTTGCATTCTTGTAATTTGTACATGCGTATCCATGTTCCAATGATTCTCTTTCTGTCATTCTTTCAATCTCTGAGCTTTATAAATGGGCATAGAGATGTTaaaactatattaaattattgattgcGGACAATCAATAATTTAACTGTGTTtcaaaaaagtagaaaaaacaTAGATCTtctcgtgttttttttttttcttttgaagtaaGAAAAGGactgagaaaaaagaagatagaacATGCCAATATTTGAGAGAAACACTTATCTACCTGTTAAATTGCTGTGCCTTCTTTGACCTCTTGGACCATTTGTTGAATCACTTTGATGAAGGTACTAGAGTTGTACAAAGCCCTTGTAGGATAAAACAAATCTTTTGGAAGCATATAAGATGTGGTTTGTCTAATTGTCTTGCcactcaaatttatttttaggatgGAGTAAAGCAAGGATAGGCTCTTCTTACTAATGATTCAGGTTTTGTGCTAACAGGTTCCAAACTGGTTGACTTATGACTTCCCTCCAGCTGTGAAGGCCAAAGTCAATCGTCCCTGGCGAGGTGAATTTCATGGGCAGGTACAAAAATGGTGTGTCTTGCTTTCTTCACACAGTCAAACACATCATGAGCTGTAGccatttgagtttttttttttgtttcatttcatttttttatctgatgTAACTTGTCGTTTTGAACTTGGAAACTTAGTAATCAGATGCACCTTGCATTTGATGTATTTTGAGGGCTGGTTTCTTTACATGCTTGTTTGGACGATCTGCTGCTAAAGGAATATGTGATAAATACTATGACTCTTCTGGAGTTGGTTATTGAAGGCATCTTAGTTTAAGTTGCTGGCAGTAGAGAGACAGGCTCTCTCGTGGACCTGTTTGTGTTAGAGAAACGGACATTAGCTCaaggtttcaattttttttgccaAAAGCTACCCTTCCCAAGGCTTTTTAGACTGTAAACGTCTGATTCTTGATTAGTTAAGTGGAAAAGACCTCTCAGTTTCTTTAGTAACGAAATTGAGTCACAAATGGAGTTTCTTTTCCTCAATTAGCTATGATATTTTGAAGGTTGCCATCTATGCCATGTTTGCATGCCCGGTAAATCAAGTAACATATTGCCTGCAATTATCGTGAATTACTCATGTTGTCAGATGTACTTTGTTTTGTCCATTGATGTTATAACGTACTATTGAGGCTATGGATCTATGTCAACACATTATATTGTTGATTTTAGTTACTTATCTCATATGAGGGGAACAGCTCCAAATACAAAGTTCTTAAAAGTACTTAAAGAGAGACACTATCCTTTTCTTTGGTCGCAATGAATAGTACATATGGGTAGTGACTTCTATCTAAGTTACTAGTAATTTTTCAGTTCTCACCTGTCAGGCTCATACCTCAGTGGTAAATATACATATGCACGAGCATACACATGCATCAGAATCGCTTTCATATAATTGGGGCAATTAGAATGCAACTCATTGCCTTTTCATGCAATCTTGTAACTTTACCATTTGCCAATAAACACTTGTACGCACACGTTTTCACCTTGACTTTGTGCTGCCTAATGATGAATTTGGACACATGACAGGTTCCTTATGAAACTAACAAAAGATGAGAGTGAGATCAACCTAGCTAGTGGTGAAGCAAAACCAGAGTTTGCTGAGTGGAAATGGGCAAGCCCGGAAGAAGTTATCGAGCAGGTGTGTTAATCAATCTCTCTATGATAGATGTTTGAAGGACTTAGTAACATGTTGGATAAAACTGATGACAGGTCGTGGACTACAAAAGGCCAACGTATGAGGACTTAGTAACAGATGTTTGGATCTTTgattcaattcatttttttttcttttgtaattttatcttttattagaatgttccaaaaatcaaccaataataataataataagtttttttttaacactcagGAGCTCTACACCacaaacttaattttatttttgatcttTTTATCCTAGTATGTTGTATAGGACTgctgagtagaatttttcataataaaaaaacaagctTTTGAAATAGGTGAGGTGTGGAAGATTATGTTTGAGATATCATATTAAACAATATCCAATGAAGTCTCACTGAGCGATTTCATATGGGGGGAATCAATTGGAACATCCGTCATCTTTATAGCCATATCAAATTTAGATTCAAGCCCCTCCCCTCCTTTTCTCTGTCCCTCTAAATATAGACTTTTACGTGGGGGATAAATGTTAAAAGCCTGCATTGCCACTATGAGGGGGCACTGAACCAATCGGCCGATTTTCACCAGATTCTGACCTTGAACTCACGGTGGTCGGGAATTTAGTCACAACCTTTCCGCTCAGCCACTTGGGTTGAGGTTTAAAACTCCACACATTTACTCAGCAATCAAATGAAAGCACATTAGCCTAAGTACTTAATCTGCATGAACTTCTACAGTGAGTTCAcaataaactaaagaaaaaaaacggTGTACTGAACTCATAACAAAAACTGTTTTGCAAATGCGTGTCTTGCTTTAGAATGAACATAAATCGACCATACCAATGACTTGATGGATTTAAATGTCTGATG carries:
- the LOC108981471 gene encoding SEC12-like protein 2 gives rise to the protein MGKSRGPDHPNFQKYGVPFYSAAWVPYKNITLEHEPQGREQDPNLSSDEISVGDGSSAALESSAALNYFVFAGGGGEGRSGIPNAVVLARFDSTSNALSDQPVAKLGTGSDLPYRMAVHPGGDGLVCSLPKSCRWFEWDVEKSAEVHKLCPKLSDKVLTQLEDVGQQLALAFNNEGSALAAGGEDGNLRVFKWPSMEIVLHEAGAHTTLKNLDFSSDGKYLVSLGNSGPARVWDVTSSKVIASLPKENDEVFSSCRFAESNDKNQVLYIAAVTGKGGSIVTWNTSTWKRMGSKPVARDTISAFNVSPDGKLLACGTTQGDILILNSTGLWVHTMVRKAHLGFVTALAFSQDSRTLASVSLDSSARVTIIDDKKKRGGLSLWVVVLIILVAVAVYFAKNEGIFS
- the LOC108981467 gene encoding nudix hydrolase 25-like, encoding MEGVPPGYRLNVGICLINSNNQNFLVVILLWELCEEPKSAAIRELREETGIVSAEIIAEVPNWLTYDFPPAVKAKVNRPWRGEFHGQVQKWFLMKLTKDESEINLASGEAKPEFAEWKWASPEEVIEQVVDYKRPTYEDLVTDVWIFDSIHFFFFCYQTQWSRFLFLPPNDKW